The following are from one region of the Candidatus Neomarinimicrobiota bacterium genome:
- a CDS encoding LysM peptidoglycan-binding domain-containing protein — protein sequence MRSFHLAITVLLLGVLCQIVAGVRGDSQLDDQGAVSQDSGPNRFPLILSDAKGLLGEAMIADHHGDTLEVIYLIDKIVELMTEAEQLGEMSEDDRMEYDRFEHTFLHSYEHFFKTVNKLETPIATASLKQEMSEYLESIEIEINGSKFRVIDDREGHIPLVMNKRVDRAIKFFQTKGRENFEQWLSRYPVYSDLLTDILTENELPEELVFHAMVESGLNPRAYSRARAAGLWQFISSTAKLYGLMRNWWVDERRDPIKSTKAAADYLKDLFIEFDDWYLALAAYNAGEGRIHRAIRLHQTRDFWRLNSLPRETRNHVPTFLATAIITRNPEEYGFKRVEADPFVFDEVVIERSADLSVLASCAGITVDAVRLYNPELRQFATPPEEPYSLKIPRGRKERFETAFASLPDDRRFSPQYLVHRVRRGESLSLIARKYRVSIHEIASVNKIRNYHRLQIGQRLTIPTPSSGRGPILASSSDRGKNSEVHIVRKGDTLGHIAMLYGTTARTIRTWNGLRYGGYIYPGQKLTVPLTSLSSGGTDGYSKEVYKVRTGDTLSHIAVRYRVSVGKMRKWNGIGRGDFIYPGQKLVIYVNES from the coding sequence ATGAGGAGTTTCCATTTGGCTATCACGGTTCTCCTTTTGGGTGTCTTGTGCCAGATCGTTGCGGGAGTGCGGGGAGATTCCCAGTTGGATGATCAAGGGGCTGTTTCTCAGGACAGCGGTCCCAACAGATTTCCGCTGATCCTATCAGACGCCAAGGGTCTCCTGGGGGAAGCCATGATTGCTGATCACCATGGCGATACGCTTGAGGTCATCTATTTGATTGATAAGATCGTAGAGTTGATGACGGAAGCCGAACAACTTGGGGAGATGTCAGAAGATGACCGGATGGAATATGACCGTTTTGAACATACATTTCTCCACAGTTACGAACATTTTTTCAAGACTGTGAACAAATTGGAAACGCCCATCGCCACGGCGAGCCTGAAGCAAGAAATGTCTGAATACCTGGAATCGATCGAAATTGAAATCAATGGATCCAAGTTCCGGGTCATAGACGACCGTGAGGGACACATTCCTCTGGTGATGAACAAGAGAGTGGACCGGGCGATCAAATTCTTCCAGACCAAAGGCCGGGAGAATTTCGAACAATGGCTTTCGAGATACCCCGTCTACTCGGATCTTCTAACGGACATTCTCACCGAAAACGAACTGCCCGAAGAACTTGTATTTCACGCCATGGTTGAGAGCGGTCTGAATCCAAGAGCGTATTCGCGGGCTCGGGCCGCAGGACTATGGCAATTTATCTCCTCCACTGCGAAGCTGTATGGGCTGATGCGTAACTGGTGGGTTGATGAGCGGAGGGATCCCATAAAATCCACGAAAGCCGCGGCAGACTACTTGAAGGATCTCTTTATTGAGTTTGACGATTGGTATCTTGCACTGGCGGCTTACAATGCCGGGGAAGGGAGAATCCATCGAGCGATCCGTTTGCATCAGACACGCGATTTCTGGCGATTGAACTCCCTGCCGAGGGAGACTCGGAATCACGTTCCCACATTTCTGGCCACTGCTATTATCACCCGGAACCCTGAGGAATACGGTTTCAAGCGAGTGGAGGCTGACCCCTTTGTTTTTGATGAGGTTGTAATTGAAAGAAGTGCCGATCTGTCCGTTCTTGCCAGTTGCGCGGGTATAACGGTAGATGCCGTGAGATTGTACAATCCCGAACTGCGGCAATTTGCCACACCTCCTGAAGAGCCATATTCACTCAAGATTCCTCGGGGGCGGAAGGAAAGGTTTGAAACGGCCTTTGCTTCCCTGCCGGATGACCGGAGATTTTCTCCCCAGTATCTTGTCCATCGGGTGAGAAGAGGGGAGAGTCTCTCGCTCATCGCGAGAAAATACAGGGTTTCCATTCATGAAATTGCGTCCGTGAATAAGATACGGAACTATCACCGATTGCAGATCGGCCAGAGGCTAACGATCCCCACGCCTTCCTCGGGCCGTGGCCCGATCCTCGCTTCCTCCTCAGATCGAGGCAAGAACTCAGAAGTCCACATTGTTAGAAAAGGGGACACATTGGGGCACATTGCCATGCTTTACGGCACGACTGCAAGGACTATCAGGACGTGGAATGGGTTGAGGTATGGCGGGTACATCTATCCGGGCCAAAAATTGACCGTCCCTCTCACTTCATTGTCATCCGGTGGTACAGATGGCTACTCCAAAGAAGTCTACAAGGTCCGAACCGGGGACACACTGAGTCATATCGCTGTTCGCTATCGAGTTTCGGTAGGAAAGATGAGAAAGTGGAATGGCATCGGACGCGGGGATTTCATTTATCCGGGACAGAAGCTGGTAATCTATGTAAATGAGAGCTAA
- the rfaE2 gene encoding D-glycero-beta-D-manno-heptose 1-phosphate adenylyltransferase, with translation MAVLTQEKMAERSATIRKEGKTVVFTNGCFDLIHLGHVELLNRAREEGDHLFVGINSDDSVCRLKGIGRPIQPAEDRAIILDSLATVSHVTIFEENTPEDLIHMIRPHVLVKGKDYKEDEVVGANLVRSWGGRVVRVSLVENRGTQQIVERILAGARREIP, from the coding sequence ATGGCGGTTCTCACTCAGGAAAAGATGGCGGAGCGATCTGCGACGATTCGAAAAGAGGGTAAGACTGTCGTATTTACAAACGGCTGCTTTGATCTGATACACCTTGGGCACGTGGAGTTGCTCAACCGGGCCAGAGAGGAAGGAGACCATCTGTTCGTGGGAATAAACAGTGACGATTCCGTCTGCCGCCTCAAAGGAATCGGTCGCCCCATCCAACCGGCCGAGGACAGGGCGATCATACTCGACTCCCTCGCAACCGTGAGTCATGTGACAATCTTCGAGGAGAATACACCTGAAGACCTGATCCACATGATAAGACCCCACGTACTGGTGAAAGGGAAAGACTACAAAGAAGATGAGGTGGTGGGTGCCAATCTGGTTCGTTCGTGGGGAGGTCGAGTCGTGCGCGTTTCACTGGTAGAGAATAGAGGGACCCAGCAGATCGTGGAGAGGATTCTGGCCGGTGCTCGACGGGAAATACCTTGA
- a CDS encoding DUF2851 family protein, whose product MTESTIERQETGPSESELIRWWLSLEQGSRISASDGEDVYLFEQGHRNVHDGPDFLNAQFLLDGKTLKGDIEFHVRERDWFSHHHDRDPRYNNVVLHIVVKPGSKRTVTRSGKSVTLVPVRPGNVFSRQEKFCQLTGECDEEKSTRKLRRLAKIRWMRKVSRIRNSIRETGDAREAFYVESFRSLGLKGNENAFERLSRSVPLSTFLNLAEPGEVLAVLLGTSGLLDFAPTDKDFGNGDYRRLWRSLSRTLLVKEVIASDDWRRKGIRPNAFPERRLGWGARLAWSLVSGWEPWRDKAEETLSRLDTVLDEKSGGKGWQGEWLGNVIIPFREAWDEFSKGRGNSKRYEIWFGLDLGYTYGRLSRQFSPHLRQRQLTSFGVQQGLLALSERYCEMDLCGACPLRE is encoded by the coding sequence ATGACGGAGTCTACAATTGAGAGGCAAGAAACAGGCCCGTCCGAATCAGAGTTGATCAGGTGGTGGCTGAGCCTCGAGCAGGGCAGCCGGATATCAGCGTCGGATGGAGAAGACGTGTATCTGTTTGAACAGGGTCACCGGAACGTCCACGATGGACCGGATTTTCTGAATGCACAATTTCTGCTGGATGGCAAAACTTTGAAGGGTGATATTGAATTCCATGTGCGCGAACGGGACTGGTTCTCCCATCATCACGACAGAGATCCGCGATACAACAATGTCGTTCTGCACATTGTGGTAAAGCCGGGATCGAAAAGGACGGTCACCCGTTCAGGAAAAAGTGTGACCCTTGTGCCAGTAAGGCCGGGCAATGTCTTCTCCCGACAGGAAAAATTCTGCCAGTTGACAGGAGAATGTGACGAGGAGAAGTCTACAAGGAAACTTCGTCGGCTGGCAAAGATCAGGTGGATGCGAAAAGTATCTCGAATTCGAAACTCGATCAGGGAAACGGGTGATGCACGTGAGGCATTTTACGTGGAGTCTTTCCGGTCACTGGGACTCAAGGGAAACGAAAATGCCTTCGAGCGCCTTTCGAGAAGTGTGCCTCTTTCCACATTTCTGAACCTGGCTGAGCCGGGAGAAGTGCTGGCCGTTCTTCTGGGAACGTCCGGGCTGCTGGACTTCGCACCAACTGATAAAGATTTCGGCAACGGGGACTATCGTCGCCTGTGGCGATCTCTCTCGAGGACACTTTTGGTTAAAGAGGTCATCGCTTCCGATGATTGGAGGAGAAAGGGTATTCGACCCAATGCCTTCCCGGAACGCCGGCTGGGATGGGGAGCGAGACTAGCCTGGTCACTTGTTAGCGGCTGGGAGCCCTGGAGAGATAAAGCGGAGGAGACACTGTCACGCTTAGACACCGTTCTTGATGAGAAGAGTGGAGGCAAAGGTTGGCAAGGAGAGTGGCTTGGGAATGTTATCATTCCTTTCCGTGAGGCGTGGGATGAGTTCAGTAAAGGACGCGGGAATAGCAAAAGATATGAGATATGGTTTGGACTGGATCTTGGCTATACGTACGGTCGACTGTCCCGTCAATTCTCTCCCCATCTCAGGCAGAGGCAACTGACTTCTTTTGGAGTTCAGCAGGGGCTTCTCGCCCTTTCTGAAAGGTATTGTGAGATGGATCTGTGCGGTGCCTGTCCTTTGAGGGAATAG